Part of the Numida meleagris isolate 19003 breed g44 Domestic line chromosome 26, NumMel1.0, whole genome shotgun sequence genome is shown below.
GCCGGCGAGCACCGCCACCGCGTGGCGGCTGGGCGGGTGGGGAGCGCGCAGTAGATCTGcaccctgcctgctcccagcaaaCCCCAAACCCCCTTACCTTGTGGCGTTGCCCCTCGGACAGGTCCCGCAGGCCCCGCAGCTCCACGAATACCTCGTAATGGGGGGCACCGGCCCCTGAGGAGGCACCTGCAGTGGTGCCACCAGCACGTCACAGCCACCCgcagcccacagctcctgggaggggagggggggcagTGACAGGAATGTCTTGGGAGTGCTCACCCAGCAAGGTGCTCTCCACGCAGATGTAGTCCATGAGGCGGGCACCCGGCCACATGCCCACGGCGCGGCACAGGCTGCGGCAGAAGTGCTCCTCGGGGATGCTCTCGCCGCGCACACTCAGAGCTTGGCTCTCCCTGTGGGCGCAGCAGGTCTGGGTACCCTGCACTGGGGGTGCCACCAGCACCGTGCACCCCCACAGCCTGCCTGAAGGTGaggggcacggggctggggtGACCTCACCTGCGCACAGGCTCCACCACAGGGCACTGCTTGTGGAAGCCGGCCACCCGCAGCACCTCTCCAGCACGGCACCTGTGCGGGCAGTGGGGGCATGAGGCTGGGGAGGGGTGCACAGCCCCCCCCAAGacccgcagcagcagcacctgtaCTCTCCAGGCCGGGCGGTGAGGATCAGTGTGTACTCGCGTCCCTCCCAGagctcacccagcagcaccGTGTGCCGCTGCTCCTGCTCGTCAGCCGGGCAGGGCAGGAACTCACAAAATGCCCACTCCGGGCACAGCACGAAGCGAGGTGTGGGCTCCTTTGGCCACAGGTTGACACCGAGCAGAGCTGGACAGAGAGCGGCATGTGAGCCCCAGACCACCCTCCTCAGCCCCTCCGCAGGGCTCAGAGAGATGACCGATCCCTGCGGGAGGGACGCCACACACCCAGGCACTCACCTCCTGCCACCCGGTACCAGGGGCAGTACAGGGGCAGCCCCTCGCAGGCCGCCCAGCGCAGGGCATCGCAGTAGAGCCGCTCCCCGCCGCGCACCgtccccaccaccaccacctgcaGCTGCGGCCACAGGCGCCGCACGATGCCCTCGAAGCCCCGCTCGCACTCAGCCCGCAGCTCGGCCGCCCGCGCGCTGTCAGGGACCAGCAGCGCCTGCAGCCGGCCCCGCACCTCCTCGGGCAGCCCGGGCTGGGGGCTCAGTGTGCCCAGCGCCAGGTCACGGGCCAGCTCGGCCCAGCCGTCCCGCAGCACCGCCAGCGCGTCGTGCAGCTCGTTGGGCAGCCGGGCCTCCAGCACGCGCAGTGCACGTGTCCGCAGGGCGAAGAGCAGCTGCACCCGCAGGGCTGCAGAGCGCAGGGGCAGAGCGGCGGCCTCGGGGGGGGTGCAGTACAGGGTGGGCAGCGGGCAGAACCCCGGGGCGCGGGGAGCAGCGGgtgcccagcccagcagggccGTGCCGCGGAGCGTCAGCGCCTGCGGGAAGCTGCCGTGCAGGGCGTGCAGGTAGAGCAGGGCCCCCTGTGCAGAGAGAtcgggggggctgcagggcaaaGCCACGGGGCGCCGTCCGCACCGcgctccccgcagcccctcgCTACCTGCAGCGGGGGCTCGgcgctccagcagctccgcaGCACGACCCAGAGGCTCAGCGGCGGCAGCGGCTCCGCTCGCTCCCCGTCAGCGCAGCACGGGCTCGGCGGGTGACGCTCCCGGAACGCGTCGGACTCTGCGGGCGGACGGCGCGGCTCAGAAGGGCgtcccgccgctccccgccgctccccgctccccgccgTCCTCTCCCCGCCCCGCTCACCCGGGGCCGCGCCGGGGGGCAGCAGCCGCCGCAGCCGCCGCTCCTGCCCGTGCCGCACGTCggtgctctgcagctccaggcGGCGCCGCTGCCAGCCCGAGGCCCGCAGCAACGCGGCGCGGAGCAGGCGGTGCCGCAGCGGCGGGGCGGAGGGCAGCACCACGCACACGGCCACGGCCACGGCCACCAACAGCGCGAGGACCGCGGCCAACATCACCCCGGGGACCGCGGCCAACATCACCCCTGGAGCGCGGCCAACAGCATCCCCGCGCCCGGCGGCCCCAGCAccgccccgccgcgctcccGCTGCCCCCCGCCCGGCCGGCCTCGATCGCTCCCGGCTGTTCCGGCTCCGGCAGAAATGACGGGCAATGAGCGCGCCCGGGCCCGCCCGCTGCCTCCCCCCCGGGGGGGGAAATGAGTACAAGGCGGCTCCGCCTCTGCGCCCCAGCGCAGGGTTTATTTTCGTTTTCTCCCTtctacattttattaaaaaaaaaaaaaagacacagtcccttcccaccccctcCCCAACCCCGACGGGGTGACGCGAGCAGAGGAAAGAATCGCAATTAAAAAACGACAGCAAACGCATCCCGATGTGCACCGTTCGGCACGGGGCGgtccttttattaaaaaaaaaataataataacagcgGAGTTCGGTTTGCTTTACTTTGCCCCggggcagtgcctgcagctcccGAGCCTCCTTCCCCCTCACCCCTGtgaatggggcagggggcagcCCCGACCCCAGCCCGAGGGGTGCGGGTGAGGGGCCCCTTCCCCCCGGCAgagcggggccgggagctgccCCCTCCCCGAGACACACGTGAAACCCAGAGCTTTTGTGTTACAAAAATAGTCCGTGCTTTATTTACTCTGTGGTAGAAAAATAACATCGCCAGGGAACCAGAGGTTCTGGGACACGGATGGGACGGGCCGGGGGGGGAAAAGAGGGGCCCCTtcccgccccgccgcctcctGCCCGCCCCTCGCTGCggttcctccctccccaccgcgccccccccccccgttgCAGCGGCGCCGGAGGGGACGGAGGGGACGCGCCTGGAGCCGGAAGGCTCCGCAGCCGTCGGGGACAGAGGAGGAGATGGGGTCCCGGAGCGGACCCTGACACTGCAGACTGCCACCCCCCGCCCGGGGAACAGGGTCACTGCGATAGAACACCGATGCGCACATGTACATCCTTAGTGACGACTGCAGAAAGCGAACCCGCGGCCGGGGCTCCCCGGTCCCCCCCCGAGGCTGCGGGGAGTGGGGCAGCACCAGCGCGAGCAGAAGCGGAAAGCCGAAGCTGGGCCTTGTAAAAGGAACATACAGGAAAAACCATGCGACAAATCCGCTGCCTTTTATACAAGGGCATAAACATCAAAGAGCTGGACACCACCCTGCATTTTgggacagcacagagcaaatcTGTGGGGCAAGAACCCCCCCATGGCCGCCTGCCCCCCGGGCTGGGCACAGAGACACAAACACGGCACAGTCCCCGCAGCGCTGGGGGCCAGTGTGGGGCCACGTGGCCGCCGGTCACGACTGGGCGTGGGGGATCCACTGACTGTCCATGGGGCGCCGCAGCAGCTCCTCCACGTGCTGGGCCACGTCCATGGTGTCGTCCAGGTCGAAGTCGCCCTCGGGGTCCAGCACGGtctcagggctgcaggaggtgagGGGGTGAGGGTGGGGGCCAGGGTGGCCGCAGGCGGGACGGGGACGTGGTACCTACTTCTGCGTGTACATGTTGTAATGGGGGTGGGAGCAGACGGCCGGCGACGGAGCCTGGTCCATGTAGGTGGCCCCCCCAGGGACGGCGTCACCTGATGCACTCACAAACCTGCAGGGATGAGAGTGGGTGAGCGGTGAGCGGGTCCTGGGAACGCTCACCGCCTCCTAGCAGGGATCCCGACCCTGCACACGctccccatcccaatccccaTGAGCAGCAGCCACCTGCAGGGTCCCAGCCCTGTTGGCCATGGGGAGATTTGGGCTTCCAGGGGAGCACAGAACCCTTTGCTGTTGTGCACTATGTGCTGCTCATCCCCAGCACcaatgtggccagcagggcactGTGGCTGGGAGCTACCCAGACCAGCATGGCAGGGATGAACCCACGGGACCCCGCACACTCGCACTTACTCTGGCACAACTTGCTTGATCTGTGGCTTCACGTACCCATCCACAGCTTTAGCTAGAGGAAAGAAGGCAGCGCTgaggtgcagagctgctggcacacTGCACACCTGCAGAGGGGTGGGGTCCCCCAGGGCTGGATGTGCTGGCGAGCCCAGGCCCCCCCAGGGGAGGCACAGAGGAGTGATGCGTGAGGGGTGAAGGGCAGCGCTACCTGGCGTGGACTCACAGAGAACCGGCGTGTAGTACTTGGAGAAGACCTCGTCCTTGGGCCGGTCGGGGAACACGTAGATGAGGTAACTGAGGTCCCCGAGGCGGTCGGCCAGCGAGCGGATAGAGAAGTCCCTGGTGGTGAAAGGCATCAGGTTCCAGAACATCCTCTCAGCTGGAAGACAAGAGCGAGGACCGCAATGATGCCTGGGGTGAGCCTGAGACTGTGCCGAAAATCCAGCATCGCTTCCTGagttttttccctccccttgcAACATCTGGGGACAAAATGCTGCGTGCCAGAAAGCAGGAGCCGGGGGGAGCTaaggggagctgcaggcacGTGCCCGGTGGTGCTGGTGCCAAGTGGACAGACAGGAGGTGCTGAAGGAGCCCAGATGGGGACATGGAACATGGGAGCAGCGGGGGCTGCACTCACCGGAGTCAAACTTCCAGGCGATGGTGATGCCACCGATCTCCGAGTCACTGAAGCGCAGCAGGAAGGTGCCGTCGGGCTTGCTGATGAGTAGGTCGTGCGCCTGCTGCTTGTTGACGAAGCCCAGAATGGCCCTAGGCAGAGCGAGGGCGTCAGGCGGGCGGTGCGGGGCCAGGCGCACGCAGCAGGAGGGCTCTTACCCATCGTTCCAGTGCGGCTTCAGATGCTTCTTCAGCACCTCCATCACGCCGTCAAACCACTGCCAGAAGGTGTAGTTCCTGCCGGGCAGGTTTTCCTGTGGAAAGCCCCAAAAAATGAGCGCTCCTGCTTCCAAACACATGGCACATGGCGGAGACCAGGATGGACGCTGCAGAGCCAGGCACCCAGCAGCCCTCATACCACAGTGccgcacagcacagcccagggagCACCAGCAGTGACCCCCAGGGACACAGAacacagctgcagcccccagaCATGGAGGGCAATACCTCCTGCACCGCTGCAGCCAACACCTGGCTGGGTTTTGCACTGATCCaacacacagcagctctctATGGGCATAAGTGCTGGCACCTCAGTGCAGCCAAGCCCATCCTGGCACACGGAGCACCCGCTCACCCGGTTGAACTGGGACCATGACACCGTGGTGCTGCTGTAATCCTCCAGGTGGGAGCTGGTGCTGTTGAAGAGCTTCTGCGCCAGGAACACTAAGTTCTCCTTCGTCAGCCCACGGCTGCTCTGCACCTCCGCCTTGAACTTCATGTTGAGCGCCTCGCAGAGCTGCGGCCACTGCACCTTGTCGGGCACGGCGAAGGGCACGCGGCCCTGGGGAGGACACGGCACAGCGTCAGTATGGCCACCACCCGACCCCGAGCACATCCCCAccaggcagccctgctctgcagctcgGGGTGGATGGAGCCCACCCGGTTCCCTGCAGCAGCGCTACTCACGGGCTCTGCAAACGCGTTGTCCCAGAGCACAGTGGCCGTGGCGTTGTTGTCCTGGCTGCCATGCACGATCACCACCACGGGCAGGGACAGCGTCTGCCGGCAGGAAGGACAACGGCACAGAGTTGAGATGGGACGTGGCTATGGGGTGGGAACTCCCACCACCTCCCACACCCACACCCCAAATACACACCCCATCTCTGTCCCATAGCTCCGGCCCCACAGTGTGGGCACGGCGCCCACAGCTTGCCCATGGCCAATAGCTTTACCTTCACCTGGAAGACCAGCTCGTTGCCACCGACACTGAACTGCGACTCAAAGAGGATGGTGAACTTCTCCTCCGTCACTGACTCAGCGCCGCGGCGGTCCGAGCGCTTGATCCGCTTCAGGGACTGCGGGGACATGAGCGGTGAGCACGAGGTGGACACATGGGACACAAGGGGTGAGCACAGGAGGGATGCAGCACGGATGACAACATAAATGGTGAGCACAGGGCGCACGGTGTGGGCAGAGACACCACGCATGGGAGCGCCGGCTCTCACCATGTTGCGGAAGTGTGCGCTGAGCGTCCCGGTGGCCTGGTGGTACTCCATCACACAGCAGTTGTTGAGGATCTCCCCGCTGCTCTCACTGCATGGGGGCAGGGGGTCAGGATGGCAGCAGCCCCTCGCACCCCCTGACCCCACTGCCTCTGTGCCCCCAGTCCCAGCCCCTCAGGCATTACTTGCGGGTGCTCTCGTTCTTCAGCAGGGCCTTGGCTTGCTGCTCGCTGATGATGGTGGCCTTCACCTGGGGGGGGTTCATGTGCACGTTCAGCTTCCCCCCCACCAGGAGCCGCACGGTGGCTGCAAACTTGGTCTGCGTCTTCAGCACCTGGGGAGGCTGCTTCTCAATGATGAAGGTGCTGGGAGGGGCAGAGAGTCAGGTGGGCAGAGGAGCCCAAAatgccccccaccccccaaagCTGCCCCCCTACCTGGTGACCAGGGCGGAGATGATGTCGGTGATGGTGCCGTTCAGCTCTGACAGCATCTCCTCCACGGGGCCAGGgatgggcagctgctggcacaagTGCTCGGCACGCCGGATCTGCTGCCGGTTCTGCCAGATGATCTCTGCCAGCTTCTCGCACCTGGGGGGCAGCAGGCTCAGCACCCACCGCGGGGACCCAGCTCCCCCCTCCCACCAGCACCCACCAGGTCTGCAGCACGTCCAGGGTGCCTTCGGGGGGGCCGCCGTtgcctgccagctgctgccGCCGCTTCCACTGGATCAGCTCATCGTCCAGGATTGTCGTCTGCTGTTTGCGCAGCAGCTGCAGCGTCTTCTGGTGCTTCTCAGCCAGCTCCTGTCGGGCAGGACGGCGTCACAGCGCGCAGGGGCAGCACACAGTCGGTGTGGGGACACCCCCCGGCACTCACCACGCGGTACTGCTGTAGTGTCTGCGCCTCCCGGTGCAGCCAGGCCTCCAGCGACGCCTTCTTCTGCTGCAGTGTCGTCTCCCGTGAGAGGCGCTCCTGGGGAcccagctgggagagctgggagaactgggctggggatggggacagcgtTAGGGCACggccagcacccagccctgtgccccccccagcccctcaggCACCTTGCAGGCGCATGTTCTCCTGGTACTGGATGATGAAGTACTCCTGTGtctgctgcagcttcttcaGCTCGTTC
Proteins encoded:
- the STAT5B gene encoding signal transducer and activator of transcription 5B isoform X1, whose product is MAVWIQAQQLQGEALRQMQALYGHHFPIEVRHYLSQWIESQAWDSIDLDNPQENVKATQLLEGLIQELQKKADHQVGEDGFLLKIKLGHYVTQLQNTYDRCPMELVRCIRHILYHEQRLVREANNSPSPAGALVDAMSQKHLQINQTFEELRLITQDSENELKKLQQTQEYFIIQYQENMRLQAQFSQLSQLGPQERLSRETTLQQKKASLEAWLHREAQTLQQYRVELAEKHQKTLQLLRKQQTTILDDELIQWKRRQQLAGNGGPPEGTLDVLQTWCEKLAEIIWQNRQQIRRAEHLCQQLPIPGPVEEMLSELNGTITDIISALVTSTFIIEKQPPQVLKTQTKFAATVRLLVGGKLNVHMNPPQVKATIISEQQAKALLKNESTRNESSGEILNNCCVMEYHQATGTLSAHFRNMSLKRIKRSDRRGAESVTEEKFTILFESQFSVGGNELVFQVKTLSLPVVVIVHGSQDNNATATVLWDNAFAEPGRVPFAVPDKVQWPQLCEALNMKFKAEVQSSRGLTKENLVFLAQKLFNSTSSHLEDYSSTTVSWSQFNRENLPGRNYTFWQWFDGVMEVLKKHLKPHWNDGAILGFVNKQQAHDLLISKPDGTFLLRFSDSEIGGITIAWKFDSAERMFWNLMPFTTRDFSIRSLADRLGDLSYLIYVFPDRPKDEVFSKYYTPVLCESTPAKAVDGYVKPQIKQVVPEFVSASGDAVPGGATYMDQAPSPAVCSHPHYNMYTQNPETVLDPEGDFDLDDTMDVAQHVEELLRRPMDSQWIPHAQS
- the STAT5B gene encoding signal transducer and activator of transcription 5B isoform X2 codes for the protein MAVWIQAQQLQGEALRQMQALYGHHFPIEVRHYLSQWIESQAWDSIDLDNPQENVKATQLLEGLIQELQKKADHQVGEDGFLLKIKLGHYVTQLQNTYDRCPMELVRCIRHILYHEQRLVREANNSPSPAGALVDAMSQKHLQINQTFEELRLITQDSENELKKLQQTQEYFIIQYQENMRLQAQFSQLSQLGPQERLSRETTLQQKKASLEAWLHREAQTLQQYRVELAEKHQKTLQLLRKQQTTILDDELIQWKRRQQLAGNGGPPEGTLDVLQTWCEKLAEIIWQNRQQIRRAEHLCQQLPIPGPVEEMLSELNGTITDIISALVTSTFIIEKQPPQVLKTQTKFAATVRLLVGGKLNVHMNPPQVKATIISEQQAKALLKNESTRNESSGEILNNCCVMEYHQATGTLSAHFRNMSLKRIKRSDRRGAESVTEEKFTILFESQFSVGGNELVFQVKTLSLPVVVIVHGSQDNNATATVLWDNAFAEPGRVPFAVPDKVQWPQLCEALNMKFKAEVQSSRGLTKENLVFLAQKLFNSTSSHLEDYSSTTVSWSQFNRENLPGRNYTFWQWFDGVMEVLKKHLKPHWNDGAILGFVNKQQAHDLLISKPDGTFLLRFSDSEIGGITIAWKFDSAERMFWNLMPFTTRDFSIRSLADRLGDLSYLIYVFPDRPKDEVFSKYYTPVLSKAVDGYVKPQIKQVVPEFVSASGDAVPGGATYMDQAPSPAVCSHPHYNMYTQNPETVLDPEGDFDLDDTMDVAQHVEELLRRPMDSQWIPHAQS